DNA from Platichthys flesus chromosome 20, fPlaFle2.1, whole genome shotgun sequence:
AATGTGTCAAACAAAGATCAACAGTTTAACACTTTTCATTCTTTGAAACTCTCCTCAACCAGTTCAAAGCAAAGTTGTGCAACTTTTTtcctcaaacagcagcttcaaatttaatttgaaggtTCACTGACTTTGAATGTGGAGAATGTTTCCTCATCTCCACTCCTCAATGTGAACGTCTGTTCTTACTCCTTGTAactttgtgactttgtgtgGAACTGACTGAAGCCTTTTTATAGGACATGACCTACAGGTCAAATTTTGtttaccttccaccttattcagatgagaggtggagcagccagaGGCAGAAAGAACCGTGAGCCACCCAAAAACAGTGGTCAGCTCTAATCAACActaactctcttgacatctttgtcggtGTCTCCTATGTGTAGGACTTTGCTTTTTCGCAGGGAGacatgtgtttctttatttatttgtgcgtCTGTCGGgtgttagaagcgtcatcaaTTGCTCCCACTCAATCGCGGTAAATCCAGCGTGGGATCGCCTGCTGTGTTCACCCAttgacttctcctggatttctaccgACTTTATACCAGGAGGTCAGGCGGAAAAATTCTGCAGAAACTATGAAGCGTCTAACTCTCaaatttgcattcacacagttCAGTCCAGTACATGTTTGAGGGCAGCTTGATAGTCGAAACATTCATTTTTAGAATGAGGACCAGCAAGTTCAGAGTAATATTGAACTGTAGATCGGTCCAAAAGAATGAGACGTcattcaaattatttcaaatattgttgtatttgttaCACCTGCAGatcttcaggttcaggaagccggggatcacAAGGAATATCCACGGttgagttgtgtttctgttcactGACACAATtaatgtggctgcagggggcgctgtggctcagtaaaagtgaaatagtgttgctttaaattctGCACCAAGGTACGTGCCTGCAGAGGACAGGACAATAGGTTGATGTTGGCCATGCTGTGGTTCGGGGTCCTTAAAACGTACTGAACGTACTGATTATTTCATGTCATGGGCCATGACATGACATAATCAGTAACTGTTGCTACGAGACAAACTCAGATTTAGATAGATACAGTTACAAAATATTTATAACCTTCGATTGTCTTCGATTGAGAGtacaaaaaaattattcatATGCATGGATATTTAGTGTTTCCTCTATCTGTCCCCAGGGATATTTGGCCAGCGTCTAGAAGACACGGTGCAGTATGAGAGGAAGTTTGGCCCCCGGCTGGCCCCCCTGCTGGTGGAGCAGTGTGTGGACTTCCTCAGGGAGCGGGGTCTGGATGAAGAGGGTCTCTTCAGAATGCCGGGACAGGCCAACCTGGTCAAAGATCTGCAAGAGGCCTTCGACTGCGGTGACAAGCCTCTGTTTGACAGGTAGGCAGAAGGGGGGGTTGTGGGGGTGCTGCAGCTTTTTAAGAGTCAACATATAGGAGAGAGAgcattatttttctctgctctcttGTAGTAACACAGACATCCACACGGTGGCATCCTTGCTGAAGTTGTACCTGCGGGAGCTGCCTGAACCAGTCATTCCCTTCTCCAAATATGAAGACTTTCTAACCTGTGCACAGCTGTTGGccaaagatgaggaggaggtatgtggaagtgtgtgtttgtttgtgtatttgtacttatatatattataggactattgactttgactttttgacGACATTTTGGGAAAGGCACAGTCCTCTCTTGCCCGAGACAGGAGGTgctacagtgccttgcataagtattcaccccctttggacttttctacattttgtcatggtataaccacagattaaaatttattgcagtgtgagtttatgtaatggaccaacacaaaatagtgcatcatttggaagtggggggaaatattacatggatttcacaattatttacaaataaaaatctgaaaaatgttgagtgcatatgtattcaccccctttactgtgaaacccctaacaaagatctggtgcgaccaattgcattcacaagtcacatttgcaagtcacataattagtaaatagggtccacatgtctgcaatttaatctcagtataaatacacctgttctgtgacggactcagagtttgttggagatcattactgaacaaacagcatcatgaagaccaaggagctcaccaaacaggtcagggataaagttgtggagaaatgtgaagcagggttaggttataaaaaaatatccagagctttgaacatctctctgagcaccataaaatccatcataagaaaatggaaagaatatggcacaaccgcaaacctaccaagaggaggccgtccacccaaactgaagagtcagacaaggagaaaattaatcagagaagcaaccaggaggcccatggttactctggaggagttgcagagatccacagctgaggtgggagaatctgtccacaggacaactattagtcgtctactccacaaatctggcctttatggaagagtggcaagaagaaagccattgttgaatgggatccataaaaaatcccgtttggagtttgccagaagccatgtgggagacacagcaaacatgtggaagaaggtgctctggtcagatgagaccaaaattgaactttttggcctcaatgcaaaacgctatgtgtggcgaaaacccaacactgcccatcaccctaagcacaccatcccaacagtgaaacatggtggtggtagcatcatgctgtgggggtgcttctcttcagcaggtacagggaaactggtcagaatagagggaaagatggatggagccaaatacagggaaatccttgaagaaaatctgatgcagtctgcaaaagacttgagactggggcggaggttcatattccagcaggacaatgaccctaaacatacagccagagctacaaaggaatggtttggattaaagaatgttaatgtcttaaaatggcccagtcaaagcccagacctcaatccaatagagaatctatggcaagacttgaagattgcggttcacagacggtctccatccaatctgactgagcttcatcttttttgccaagaagaatggacaaacctttccatctctagatgtgcaaagctggtagagacataccccaaaagacttgcagctgtaattgcagcgaaagggggttctaccaagtattgacacaggggggtgaatacttatgcacccaacagatgtcaacttttttgttgtcattattgtttgtgtcacaataaaatttattttgcacctccaaagtactatgcatgttttgttgatcaaacgggaaaaagtttatttaagtctatttgaattccagttagtaacagtacataatgggaaaaagtccaaggggggtgaatacttatgcaaggcactgtatataCAGTTTTTGCAATCatccaaacacattcatacagtgcatctatatGTAGCACTTtctcaatcaaatcaatcacaAACTGCTGtcacagccgtcaggggcaacTTGGTATTcggtgtcttgcccaaggacaacTCGGTATGTGCAGAGGGTTGAGACAGGGATCAAACTGCCAACTGTCTTTTTAGTAGACAACGTGCCTCTACTCCCTGAGTCTTGGTCTTCTTAGAGCCTatagccacacacacagtaaagaaAAGGATTTGCATGACTAACAGAGCAATGAGTATCATCGCTAAAACCAAATAAgtaaattattgtgtgtgtgtgtttgtgtgtgtgtataatgttgTGCCTAAAACTGATCTCTCTTTAATCAGGGGGTCCAGGAGCTTGGAAATCAAGTTAGCACTCTACCTCTACCTAACTTCAATCTCCTCAAGTACATATGCAAGTAAGTGCACTGCCTTCTTTTCTTGATAAAGAATACAACAATACAACTTCAGTATTTAACTCTTAATTTGTCTAGATTCCTAGATGAGGTCCAGTCCCACTGTATTCAGAACAAGATGAGTGTCCAGAATCTCGCCACAGTATTTGGACCAAATATCCTTCGACCCAAGATGGAGGACCCTGTCACCATCATGGAAGGTATGATTGATAAAGTCACCATGAACTACCGTAAAATCCAGCATTGCAATGCAGCTGGACGTACTGACAATTAAACATACTTGATACATAAATCTTTCGTTGTCCTGTCTGAATGTGTTTCATATCATCCAGGTACCTCTCTGGTCCAGCACCTGATGACAATCCTCATTAGGGAACACAACCGTTTGTACTCAGGGAGGGACCAGGAGGGACTCACCGTACCTCAAACAGAGCTCCCCATCCAGGGGCATCAGCTGCAACATCGCAGCCTGGGAGCCTGGATCTCTGAGGAGGACCTTCAGAGCGGCCCAGTCTCCATCCCCGACCAAGAGCTAGACAGCAGTGCCTCGTCCCTGGACGCCAAACTGTGTGCGGCGGTCACACCCGCCCAAAGCCCGAACGCTGGACCCAAACTGGGGTCTTCTTCAGGGAAGGGCGAGACAGTGGTTAGCCCGAGCAAACAATCCAAGACCATTCCTTCCTGGAAGTACTCGTTCAAAGGCTCCTCAGCGCCACGTTCTCAGCCACAAGCCAAGCAAAGCAGTGGCGGCGCAGGCTCCGTGGCAGATACAACTAGTGTATCTCCTGGtggcggaggaggtggaggtggtggtgggggtaaCTGGCTCATGAATGGTTTGTCCTCCTTGAGGGGACACCGGCGCACATCCTCAGGCGAGCGGTCCGCCCGTGACCGCGACTCCACCGGCTCCTCGCAAAGACTATCCACCTATGACaatgtcacctcctcctccagcatggGGAGCGTACCGAGCGTGTCCAGCACCCCGtggtccacctcctcctgcgaGATCTCCGTTCCAGACTCGGCGAGCGAGCCTTCAGTGAACCAGAACTGTGGAGAGAGTGGGGAGAAGGGGGATTGGATGGAGAGCCAGAGGGAGATCGACagaggaagggatggagggatgatgacGGACCCGAGCTCTGAGCAGGACAGCTGCGAGGCGATggagctgtgcagcagcagtgcggcCTGCAGCGAGAACGGAAACACGGTCGCGGCAGCTGGCGTGCCATCCATTATCATGTCCGAGGATGGAGACGAGGTCAATTCAACGCTGAGCAGTCTGGTGGAAGGACTGAAGGACGAGCTGATGAAACAGAAGAGTTCCTACGAGGCAAGGATAGAAAAGTAAGTCAGTGCGCTAGCATTTCCGAAACTTCTTCATAGATGTGTAGATTTCTTTTGTCAAATAAATTGTTCACTATCATGGGTGCTTGGCAATGGtgactacaacacaatgttgtcAACTTCCAAGTTGGTATTTAGTGGAATTGATACAGAGTATTTCTTGttacaaaacataatttctaaTTGGTGTCTTACATTACTGGGGAAAAAGGTGAATTTCAATGACCTCTCTGCTTtgcctgtgttgtgttgcatcTCCTCAGACTGGAAGAGTCCAGTACTGCTCTGTGTGCGCAGATGGAGCGTTTGGAAcaagagatggagcaggaaaGGAAGAAGCAACGCATGCTGGAGATCAAACTGCGAAATTCCGAACGGGCAAGAGAGGATGCGGAGAACCGCAACCGGCTCctggagaaggagatggaggattTCTTTTCCACGCTGGGAGATCTGGCCCTGGGTGCAAGGACTAGCGACATTTGATACGTCCGGGCCACTCGTCCGTCTTGTCTCCAAAACTGTGGCTGTCATCAGGGTTCATATTTTGGGGGCTATTTTCTTTCAAGCCCTCCTCAGTGCGTTCCTTTAGAAGAAGAACACAGCAAGAGAATAATGGAACTGGCCATATTTGAATACATTCAGGACAAACTCAGATGGAAGAGGACATTGTGAAGGAAGTAAAAATCAAACTGGGACTGGCTGTGCAGTCCGTTTCAGAATCATCTCCATCAAGCATCAGGCAGTTGTGACTTTGTTTCACGTTAAGCTAGGGCTCCTGGGATCACACTCCAGGGTAATGTGAAGCAGCATTTTAACAGTTTGGATGATCACATGTAACTGGTGGAACTTCCTGTTCTCTGACACTCTCTGACCTGAGAGCACTGACCTCTGACACCACTACAGGACATACTATTGGAGATGTTCAGTCAGCTGATTGAAATTTGTCTCAATCTGATACTTATCTTGAACTTAGATGTTTTGTATGATGTATTTGGGCCATactgaagaaaaagaaaatctgagatTTTGAGAATCAAGTTGTAGTTTTAAGAATGAATTACTAATTGAGAGGAAAGTCACTATTTAACATGAAAAAATCATACTTTATTTAGGAAAAAGGCATAATATTACGAGaataaagagaaagacattATTTAGTCAGGTTAAACTCATGGTTGCTGCAGTTTGTAAGTTAACAaaatgctccacattcctcacTTAACACAGGTGATCTTCTGATATCCCCCCTGTAAAATGACACAAGCCTGAATTTACAATTTTATTCTGCCTTCATTTATCTTAAGATATCAGTATGTTTTAATTTCCCTTTAGGTGCCCCAAATAACCCATCACAATTTTGGGATATGGTTTTATTCACATATTTTTCCCTCAGCCTGAATTGGTAGCTAACCAGAAAATCAAACTCTCTTTGGCTGGATATGAAGACAGAGAAGTGTTTTTTGCTGTTTATTATACAAAGTAACAAAAGGTTTTCTGTTTCTGGACCTATAGTTGGAATAAGCAGCAGAAATGAAAGGTAAAGGATCCAGATTTGTCAGGCTGATCTCTCTAAAGCTATTAGCGTGGCTGGAGACCATTAGGGTTCATGTGTTTGCGTGATTTGAGTGAACAGACTCTCGAACAACAGCTTTAGCAGAGGTTCTTTCTCCTGCTGTCTTTATTTGGTCTGTATTTGTGCTCCAAACACATGATGCTGTTTTACTGTGGAGCGGGTTCAGAAATCCAGGTTTTTCCAAGTTATTCTGTTTGGTCACACAACCAATCAGAAGCAGTAGCCAGTGGAACCTCTGCAGTCGCCTCTTCCAGTGCCTCTAATCACTATCTACATGGTTTCCATGTCCCTTTGATGGCAAAGCCTCAGTCGTCGGTTGACTCCGATCCTCACAGATGTCAATATACCTTTAAtgtgcagacaaacacaacagggaTGATGAACACATTTTCCTCAAGAATGTTCCACTAAGCTCACGCTGCCTCGGTGTGGCCCAGTTGGTGGAGACCATTACCGGTGCCCAGTAAATACCAAAGCTGGAGCGCCTCTCAGCTGTTCGCTCACTAAACATCAGGATGGCCTGCCTGGAAGACGTGTTGATTTTGGCACATGAAGCTGAACACTgcccacaaaaaaacaatggaatTTCCTGGTTGTGCCTTCAGGGAAGTGTTTTGAAATAGGAAAAAGGTAGAGTGTTGCTTGCTTGTCCAGAGATGTAGTGCATATATTGGCCCATAGTACACACAGTGGCTgcattgttgtttcttttttttatatatatatatatatggcgAAAAAACTGCTGAAGACGAATACCTTGATCTCCCCAGTAGGTGCCAATTCTTGTGAAAGTGAATTGTGAATTGAATGGAAGTTTTGAATCGAGAATGTAAACTTGTAGTGAATGTAACGTGTTGTCGATGAAACCAGACcgatgtaaaaagaaaaaaggtagCGATAAACAGAGGGGGGGAAAAATCGGATAAACTCTCTGTAATACTGAACATGTGATGTATTATGGGATGCATTAAACAGATCCAGGTGGCTGTGATGTGCTTTATAGATCTAGTCCTTGggattattatttaatatttccaaAATGAAAAGGTTTCATATATTGGTTTTCTGAGAATTGCATGTTGTTACTGTGCTGAAAATGTCTTTTAGCAACTTATCACGAATCAGAAGAATGTCCGCAAGTGGTTCAAGTGACACTTGTTCCTTTAAAGGCGCCACAAAcagtatatattatttaaagtgAAAGTGTGCTTTCAGTTGGATCATGTGActtttttacataaagaaaCCAGTGAAGCCAGTGGTAATACACTACCCTAGTTAATTGCACAGTCTGacaaggtattttttttttccattgaggCCTATGTACGACCACCACTAGCGTCCACACCACAAAGTCTAAAGCAGGTTAGTTGATTCCAAAAGAGACAATAATTTTCCTCCTATATACGTCTCACAACTGTAGGTGCTTTTTACTTCACTGCTGGTCATCTATGGTGCTTATTTATTATCGATTTCCACTATTGTACTGAATGGACATGTATGGGAATAAAAGTGACAAAGATCATTCGTGACCTTGGCATATTTGTGCTAGTCTAACAAACCAGTGTGCGTCTTTTCATGTCCGTCATTATTGTAAAAGAGCCGATCATCCCatcttgtgtttattatttcGGCCTGTGTACCACCCACACAAGAATGAAAAAGATTCAACACACCGAAAAGTTTTATGCAGCTGCTTTGATCTACATTTTGAGAAACAACTTTCATGAGTCAAGAATGCTCCCTAGGACGTAGGCTGGATATGTTTCCTTGTCACTGATCAAAATAACCTCACTGCAATAACATTAGATGATTGACCACAATATCTAAATCTCCTGGAACACCTAAAAAGAAGACGAAACCAAAATCAACCTCTGTCAAaatgacaaagaggaaaagctcaaaaccaaaacactcATATGTCCCACTTGATGGTTCTACCATTTACCCAAGGATTTTAAATATCAGAAGCAAATAGATGAATAGAAGACTGACCTGTTATCAGATTCAGAAAAAGGCTTGGTCTGTGGTCTACTCACTGAAGAGGGTAAGTCATAAATCCAGTAAGAGCTGAAGGAGGCTGCAGTTTTCCACAAATTCTGAATtagattataatttgttttacatcTAGTTATTTTTAAACTGGACAGATACACATACTGTTAttgataaacatttcaaaccaaAGATTGGGACGGTTGTACAGTATGCATGAACgtttagaaaaaaagaggaagtcaTACAAGCACACgtcaaagtgtattttttttttatttgcagtacatgtttttttattttgtaatattttttaaagatgtggcATCATCAGATCCCAGTGCGTGTATTCTAGTAGTGCACTTCTTCGTTGGCTGCGGTTTTTGGGGACGcgcagatccaggaattcttAAAACTACTTGCATGGCTGGATTCACTAGCAAACATTACAAACCAGCACCAcacatttaatgatttattgtaGGTATTttacacatctttttttttttttgtgttcactAACATTATTGTCCTTACCACATCCCATAAAATGAATCTGTCTGCCATGTTCTGACTCAAAGAACCCTCTGTCCCTAAATCATACCCTGGTTTACAGATTTGTTTGGTGGGTAAGACTGATTACATAATAGTATGACTATAAACAAGTCACGGAAATAAAAATTGATCTTATtcataaaaaaaggaaaacatggatTGACAGTaccaaacattttctttacctTCAGGAGACAGCTAACAAAGGCTAGGCCCATCACATACTACTAGCAAAGTTTGCTGAAGGTATTGcacatttagtttaaaaaccaaagaaaagaaaacataaaaagaacaaaaaaaaaacttataaCAATTCTCTTACTTCTAGGTGAAGTATACATAATGTACAAAACTAGAAGTCTGCTGAAACCGACAAATAGTAcactttcaaataaataaataatggaatCTGTTATTCACACGTCTTCGATAGCTAATTCTGCAGGCGACTAAATATATGCAAGAACTGGCAGAAATTCAGTGTGAGGTAGTTCATCAAAGCCGACTTAAATCAGAATGACATTGTTTGGAGAGATGCAGTAATTATATCAAAAAGCAAAAACGACCTAATaagtggatgaaaaaaaaacaagcaacagCTCCTAATGTTGGGGTAGAAAAATTAAGAGCACTTTAgacaacaaagtgtttttctctgattgattatttttcacaaatttgACAAATGTgctaacaagaaaaaaaaaaacaaaaaaaaaaacggataCGTCAATTTTCTCCCCGCTATTGCTGCCTTTCGTAAGGATGTGATCCTGTCCTAGGTTCTACTCCCCGTCTGTCAAGATTCCTGCAGCGCATTtacaatttgacattttttgctGTTGGAGTCTGAAATAAATGAAGCGTTGTGCTGTGCTAATGCTAACTTTGCTAACGGATCgttgatttgttttccattctggtcactgaaaagaaagaaggagccGTTGCACCAGCTCTTTGTAAGTTTGAATTTATCGgagttatataatatatagtgtTAAGAAAGTCGAGATGCAGTGAAGAATTAAAATGGGTTGCACCACAAAAACTAGCTCTACTATTGTGTAGCTACAGTaactattaaataaaacatgagcttGCCAATAAAGTAAGGATTATCTGTTGTAGCTACTATAAATGCCAgcatatttataattattaggTAATAACAATTTTATTACATTAATCTTGTTAGAATGAGTTAAGCTTTGTAATGTTTCCACTACTTTTGGGCGCCAGTTTAAGTGGTGCAACCCGATTTAGTAAATTACAAGAAATAAAGCATTCTCCCATTTGGTAACGGAATCCCAAAAAGCTGGTGCATGTCCGAATGTATGTGATAAGCCCGAAAGCCGTCGTGAAATAACAAGTCACCAAAGCTCAGCACAGCACAAAGCTACAGAAAACCCATAGTTAGCTTAGAGTTCAGTGGGTACATGTCCATGTCAGGGACAAAAACAGGTTCTAGACGGCTGTACTCTGTGTTATAAGTTAAGATAATCATATGCCTCTTCTGTCGAAAAAACCATCACACAGGCTCACGATCCGTGACAAATGCGCAAACATTTTGAGCAGGCGAAACGGCTACGTAACGTCCCGATAGATGGCGCACAGAGCGAATTACTAAATATCGTCAACTCCTTTGATATACGAATTTATGACCAAAACGATCTTTATCTGCCAAGGAAGAGAGTATAGATCGGCCTTTTAACGATAAACATCCAAAACCATCCACAAAATACtgacaatataatataattctctcattttcatttgcTGCAGTAGTTAAACGTCAAATCTGAACTTTTCGGTtcgtttttctcttttacaaTCACCACATTTAATTAGTCATCAAAAGGAGCAGAAAAAgtacaattaaaatgaatttcaGTTACTGTCCCTCGCAGCATTATTTTTATTACTTTGATGAAAGACCTTGATAAAACTGCCCTTTCTTCTGAAATGACTCAAACACAAGCTTAAGCATCCCGCAGCATACAGCGCCAC
Protein-coding regions in this window:
- the si:dkey-191m6.4 gene encoding rho GTPase-activating protein 22 isoform X2; the protein is MLSPKIRQTRRARSKSMVMGEVSRGPCRPASPSLQEGALKAGWLKKQRSIMKNWQLRWFVLRSDQLYFYKDEEETKPQGCIPLQGCQVNELTANPDEPGRHLFEIVPGGTGEKDRAPISHESFLLMANSQTDMDDWVKAIRRVIWAPFGGGIFGQRLEDTVQYERKFGPRLAPLLVEQCVDFLRERGLDEEGLFRMPGQANLVKDLQEAFDCGDKPLFDSNTDIHTVASLLKLYLRELPEPVIPFSKYEDFLTCAQLLAKDEEEGVQELGNQVSTLPLPNFNLLKYICKFLDEVQSHCIQNKMSVQNLATVFGPNILRPKMEDPVTIMEGTSLVQHLMTILIREHNRLYSGRDQEGLTVPQTELPIQGHQLQHRSLGAWISEEDLQSGPVSIPDQELDSSASSLDAKLCAAVTPAQSPNAGPKLGSSSGKGETVVSPSKQSKTIPSWKYSFKGSSAPRSQPQAKQSSGGAGSVADTTSVSPGGGGGGGGGGGNWLMNGLSSLRGHRRTSSGERSARDRDSTGSSQRLSTYDNVTSSSSMGSVPSVSSTPWSTSSCEISVPDSASEPSVNQNCGESGEKGDWMESQREIDRGRDGGMMTDPSSEQDSCEAMELCSSSAACSENGNTVAAAGVPSIIMSEDGDEVNSTLSSLVEGLKDELMKQKSSYEARIEKLEESSTALCAQMERLEQEMEQERKKQRMLEIKLRNSERAREDAENRNRLLEKEMEDFFSTLGDLALGARTSDI
- the si:dkey-191m6.4 gene encoding rho GTPase-activating protein 22 isoform X1, with translation MGPVCCKPDRLKKQHLQGGTGEKDRAPISHESFLLMANSQTDMDDWVKAIRRVIWAPFGGGIFGQRLEDTVQYERKFGPRLAPLLVEQCVDFLRERGLDEEGLFRMPGQANLVKDLQEAFDCGDKPLFDSNTDIHTVASLLKLYLRELPEPVIPFSKYEDFLTCAQLLAKDEEEGVQELGNQVSTLPLPNFNLLKYICKFLDEVQSHCIQNKMSVQNLATVFGPNILRPKMEDPVTIMEGTSLVQHLMTILIREHNRLYSGRDQEGLTVPQTELPIQGHQLQHRSLGAWISEEDLQSGPVSIPDQELDSSASSLDAKLCAAVTPAQSPNAGPKLGSSSGKGETVVSPSKQSKTIPSWKYSFKGSSAPRSQPQAKQSSGGAGSVADTTSVSPGGGGGGGGGGGNWLMNGLSSLRGHRRTSSGERSARDRDSTGSSQRLSTYDNVTSSSSMGSVPSVSSTPWSTSSCEISVPDSASEPSVNQNCGESGEKGDWMESQREIDRGRDGGMMTDPSSEQDSCEAMELCSSSAACSENGNTVAAAGVPSIIMSEDGDEVNSTLSSLVEGLKDELMKQKSSYEARIEKLEESSTALCAQMERLEQEMEQERKKQRMLEIKLRNSERAREDAENRNRLLEKEMEDFFSTLGDLALGARTSDI